GTCGGGGACGGATCGGCCACCGGTGCAGCCGGAACCCTGGACGGACCGGACGTGATCGTGAACGCCGTGACCGAGGAGGTCTTCACCGTAGGCTCCGTCATAGGCGACACTTGGGACACCTTCGGCAGCGTGCGCTCGGTGCACTTCGACGCGCAGGCCAACCTTCACGTCTTCGATAGCCAACTCGATCACATCCTCGTGGTCGGGCCGGACGGGTCGCTGGTCCGTACGGTCGGCGGACGGGGCGAGGGACCCGGCGAGTTCGGTAACGTCACCGGGGTGATCGTCGGGCGCGACGGCTCCTACACGGTGATGGGATTCTCGCACATCGACCTTCTCGAACCAAGCGGCGAATACGTACGACGCATAACCCAGGACCCGATGACGACTGGCATCGTCATGGCTAGCGAGGCGCTTCCCGACGGTCGCCTGATCGCCAGCCAGATTATGCGCTTCGGTGAAGATCATTACGAGGAAGGTGGCCGTCCCATCCACCTCTTCCCACTCGACGGCAACGAGCCACAACTCCTCTACACCGCTTGGGAACTGCCCGAAGAGGACGAAGACGAAATCGAGATCAGCGGGTCGGGGTCGACGGGAAGGCGCATAAGCATGCCAGCGGGCCGCGCCTTCGAGCCCGGCCTTCGATACGACCTACTGACCGACGGCCGCCTCGCGCTGATCGACTCGATCGGCTACCGCGTCAAACTCATCGGGCTCGACGGAAGCGTCACCGGAACCATCGAGCGGCCGATCGCCCCGCTGCCGGTCCACGATGCCATCATGGAGGCGGAGCGCGAGCGCTACCGTGAAAGCGAGGAGTCGGCGCTTGAGAGCGCAGCCGCTGCCGGCGTCCAGCTTCAGCGGGAGGGTGTGGAGGGCCGCACATTCGCCGACGAGTTGCCGGTGTTGTATGACTTGGAGGTGGACTGGGCGGACCGAATCTGGCTGGAACGCTGGGGTCCGACAGGCGACGACGACGGTCCGACCGACATCGTGACACCCGAGGGGGACTACATCGGCACCCTGCCGCCGGAGGGTCTGCGGATACCGGACGCCTTCGGCCCCGGCGGGTTGATGGCCTACATCGAGAGCGACGAGTTGGGGGTGCAGACCGTCCGCGTGATCAGGCTGGTTGCCTTGGAACCGCAAGGGTAGAGCAATCCGCGAGGTCCGCCGATGTCCACCAAAGTCGAATGGAGTCCCGTTTAGGAATGGGGATGTAAAAAGGGGATGAGAGATAGAACGATTGGCGTAAACCATTGCAATATATGCAACTTACGAAATATCCGCAGAATAGCGCTGCTATTCTCCCTCGTCGCTCCTTGTCAGGCGAGCGCTTCACCGCTCTCGGCGCTCACGCGGGGTTTTGCCACGGGCTGCTAGCCGTCAGGGTTGCTGGTCGAGCCTCCGGCCGAGGAGGGCCTCGATCCCCGCCACCGCCACCTCGTAGTCGAACCGACCCCTGACGAGATCGACCTCCGCCTGCGTGAGCGTGATCTGCGCGTCCTGGAGTTCGAGAATCGTGGCGAGGCCGAGTTGGTAGCGCTCCTGGACGACCCGGAGGCTCTCCTCGCTGAGTTCGACGTTCCGCTCGGCGAGGTCCACACCGGCGAGCGCGGACTGCGCCGTCGCGTAGCGGGCGTCGAGCAGCGAGCTGATGTTCAGCCGCACCGCCCGCTCTTCCTGCCGGGCCTGGTCCGCCGAGGCCCGCGCGCGGAACAGCTGCGTCTCGCGCTGGAAGCCGTTGAAGAGAGGGTAGCTGCCCGAGAGCCCGATCGACCACGAGCGGTTGGAGGGTGGGAACTCCTGGTTTGCCCACCCGTAGCCGGCGCCGAGCGAGATCGTGGGCAGGTAGCTGGAGCGCGCACCCGACACGGCTGCCTCGGCGGCTTCGACGGCCAGGGAGGCCGCCTCCAGAGCGGGAGCCGTCACATCGGCCATCGCGAACAGTTCGTCGCGCGTGTAGGGCATCGCGGCCATCGCGAGTTCCGCCTCCGCGGTCGGCCCCACGAGGGTCTCGGAGCCGATGACCTCGGTGAGTTCGAAGGTCCGCGTGCGCGCGTTGTTCTGTTCGGTCAGAAGCGCGAGTTGCGCGTTGTTGAGGTCGACCTGCGAGCGGAGGGAGTCCGAGCGCGTAGCCCGCCCCAGCTCCAGTTGCTGCCTGACGAACTCGAGCTGGTCCGCCTGCCGCTGGACGCGCCGTTCTTCCACGGCCACGAGATCGCGTGTGGCCACGGCCGCCGCGTAGGCCTGTTTCACCTGCTGAATGACCTGGAACTCGGCCTCGCGATAGCGGGCGTTCTGCTCGACCACGCCGAGCCGGGCGCTCTTCAGGTTCGTGAAACGCCCCCATCCGTCGAACAGCGTGTAGTTGGCCTGGAGCCGCGTGGAGTAACTCGTCGCGACGATCCCCTGGCTGAGCGCGTCGAGACGACCGGTGGACGAGTTCGAGTAACTGAAAAAGGCATTCACTCCCGGGAGGAGCGCCCCGTAAGCGCTCAGCCGGTTGTGCTCCGCCATCTCGATCGTCGAATAGGCCTGGATCAGCCGGGGGTTGCGGCGGAGCGCGATCTCGACCGCTTCGTCGACCGTGATCTGGCGGGCGTTGTCGCTCGCCTGCACCTGCGCCTCAGCCATCCGGGGCGACGCTCCCGCGAGCAGGACCGCCGGCAGCAGGACGAACCCCCATCGACGAAAACCGGCGCTCGGCCGGTCTCCGCACCCACATCTATGTCGAATGGTCATCGTTTCCCTTGCCCCCCGAGGGGCGGATTGACGTCTCTCGGTTGTCAGTTGTTTCGCTGCGGGTCGTCACGCCCCTGGGACCCCCGTTCGCCACCGCGCTCTCGCCCGTCTCCGTAGCGCTGCCGCAGCAACCCCCGATAGTCCTCACCCTGCTCCTCCGTCAGCACCGACTCGATTCGCGTCCGGACCGAGTCCATCAACGCCCAGTAGCTCCCGCGCAACGTCCGCAGCCCGTCGCGGTAGTGATCGAGGAAGCCCTCGATCTGCGACCGCTGGTCGGCCGTCAGACCCAGCTCATCGGCGAACTGCTCGATCGTGGTCTGCCGCCCCCGCGACCCGCCGTCGCGATCCCGCGTCTCGGGAGACGTCGCCTCCGCTGCCGGTTCGGCCGCGGTTGCGTCGGAAAAAAGATCGAGGCGGTCCGCCGCCACGCCGACCGCGGCGCCCGCCGCGAACACGAGCGTCAGAAGCAGAATCGCCCGGAAGCTTGAAGTGTCCATACGCACTCGGTTCGTGTCGCGTTTCAGCGAGTTACGGATTGATGAGCGCGGCGGTCAGCACCGCGTCGCGACTCGGCTCGGCGAGGTCGATGAGCAGCGCCGGCGGGGCTTCGGCGTCCGCCGCCAGCGAACGCACCAGCCCGACCGGCGCCGCGTCCGGCTCGGCGACGAGCTCCGGCGCGTCCGGCACGGAGATGCGATACAGCAGGACGCCGGCGGCGACGAGCAGCCCGGCGGCCAGCGGCGCGAGCGCCGCGGACCAGTTTGCCGTCACGTCGAGCCAGGAAAGCGGCCGTCGCTGGAACAGCGCCTCCGCCGCCGCCATCACGTTCCGGCGCAGGCGCCGTCGCGTGAGTTCGTCGGGCCGCAGGGGCTCGAGATACTCGGCCCACGCGGGCCCGGGCCCGCCGTTCCGACCTTGATCTCTCCTATTCATCCTCATCTGCTCCTCCGGCGCCGGGCGCCGGCGCTTCGCCGAGAAGGCGGCGCAGCGCGTGCCTGCCGTGATGAAGGTTCGCCCTCGAAGTTCCGACCGCGATCCCGAGGATCTCCGCGATCTCCGCGTGGTCGTACCCTTCGAGGTCGTACATCATGACCGCCGTTCTCTGTCGTTCCGGAAGCTGCTCGAGCGCATCGAGCACCCTTTTCCGGGCATATCTCCGCTCGAACTCCCGGTGCGGATCGTCCCGCGACGCCGCCGTGTCCTTCAGCTCCGAATGGGTCCGCAGCAACTCGCGCCGCCGGAGGTTCAGGCATGTGCTCCTCAGCACGCGATAGAACCACGGGCCGAAACGGCTTCCCGGCCGCAACTGCCCGATCCGCTCGAGCGCGCGAATGAACGCGGCCTGCACCGCGTCTTCCGCGTCCTGCTCGTGCCGCAGAATCGACAGTGCCACGGCGTAGGCCGGGTCCGTGTATCTCGTCACGAACAGGGAAAACGCCTGCGGGTCGCCGGCTTGCACGGCTTCCACGAGGCCGGGCTCGTCGGCGCCGGGATCCGGCGGCTCGACGGGTCCGGAACCGGGACCGGCTGCGTCGCCCTGCGATCCGCTGCGCGTTCGCGTTTCCTCCGCCAAAGACGTCCCCATCGCTTGGGTAACACGCCCTCGAAGCCGGCCGTTGCACCGGCTACCGTCCGCGTTCGCCCCGGCGCTTGTTCCTTCACCGTGGCCGTCGCATCTTCGGCTCCGTGAACAACGAAACGCAAGCCCGGCCCGCCGCCGCCGAAACGCCCGATCGAGCCCACGCTCTGGCGGGCCGAACCCTCATCCAGGAACGCATCCGCGGGATGCGAAAAGTCGTGGGGCGAAGGCTCTCGCCCGGCGACATCGTCCTCAGGAGGGCGTCTCCCGAAGTGCGGCGCCATCTGTTCGAGGAAGCGTGCGAGTTGTACTGGAACGAGATGAGCTGGGAGGAGATCACCCAGGAGGAACTCATCGGCGACGAGGAACTCACCGAGATGATCTTCCCCGGGCTGCTCGCGCTCATCGACGCGTTCCTTCCGAAGGCTCCGAACGGGGAGCCGGACCGGGACCGCGAACACCGCGACGTCGTGCACGATTTTCTGGATTGGCTGGCCGCCCGGCTCGTGACGCTGCGAGAGGCGCGACCCTCCGAGGAGGACGCGCGGGCGCGGAACCTCCGCCAGAAGAACGTGACCGACTCCCTCATCGACCTCATCGCGTTTCGCGTGTGCGCACTGACTTCCGACGAGATCGAGACCTACCAGAACGCCTGACTCCATTCGAAGACAAGACGGATGAATACAATAGTCTGCATGAAACGCGTGCCGGACTCGGCCACGCGGGTGAGAGTGACGCCCGACGGCGCGGGACTGGACCCGGCCGGCGTCAAGTACGTCGTGAACCCGTACGACGAGTTCGCGCTCGAGGATGCGATCCGCCGCAGGGAAGAAGCGGGGGAGGGGAAGGTGACGGTCGTCGCGCTCGGCCCCCCCGAGACCGCCGAATCGATCCGCCAGGCGCTCGCGATGGGGGCGGATGAGGGCGTCCTGCTCGCGTGCGCGGGTTCGCACGACGCGCTCTCGGTGGCGCGCGCGCTGGCTGACGAGATTCGGGGCCGGGAATACGACCTCGTGCTGTTCGGGAAGCAGGCGATCGACGACGACAACATGCAGGTCCCGCAGATGGTGGCCGAGTTTCTGGGCCTCCCGTGCGCGACCGTCGTCGTCGGCCTCGAGATATCCGGGAGCGATGCGACGGCCCGCCGCGAGGTCGAAGGCGGTCACGAGGTCGTCGAGTTCCCGCTGCCCGCCGTCGTGTCGACGCAGAAGGGGCTCAACGAGCCGCGGTATCCGAGCCTCAAGGGGATCATGGCGGCGAAGCGGAAGCCTCTCGAGGAACGGGAGGTGACGCTCGACGCGCCGACCATCGAATTCCTCCGCCTCGACGAACCGCCGGCACCGGCCGCGGGCCGGATCGTCGGAGAGGGCGTGGACGCGGTGCCGGAACTGGTGCGGGCGCTGCGCGACGAAGCGGGGGTGCTCTGATGCCCGGGGCGTTGGCGTACGCCGAGGTCCGGGAAGGGGCGGTGAGCCGGGCCTCGCGGGAGGCGGTCGGGCTCGCGCGGCGGATCGCCGCCGACGTCGGAGGGGAGACCCACGTCGTCGCGCTCGGCCCTCCCGGTACGGCCGAGGCGGCCGCGCAACTCGCCGGCTTCGGCGCCGACCGCACCTGGGTCGGCGAGTCGGAAGCTCTCGCGCTGTCCCAGCCGGACATCGCCGCTGCGGCCATCTCCCGGCTCGTCGAGGCGGGGGACTACGACGCCGTGATCTTCGCGGCCACCGCCCAGGGGAGGGACATCGCCCCCCGCGTGGGGGCGCGGCTCGGGCGGAGCGTGGCCTCGGAGGTCATCGAGTGCCGGCGGGAGGACGACGCCATCGTCGTCCGCCGGCCCATGTACGCCGGGAAGGCGATCGCGACCCTGCGCTTCACGCCGGGCCCGGCCGTGATGACGATCCGGGGCAACGTCTTCGCGCCGGCCGGGGAGACCGCGGCGGGCGAGATCTCGAGCCTGGACCTCGATGGCCTCGACGGCCGGGTGCGGACGGCCGCCCTCGAGCAGGGGGATCGCGACCGCCTGGATGTGAGCGAGGCGACGACCATCGTCTCGGGCGGCCGCGGGATGCAGGGGCCGGAGCACTGGCCGCTCCTTGAGGCGCTGGTGGAGGCGCTGGGCGACGAGGCGGCGCTCGGCGCGAGCCGGGCCGTGGTGGATGCGGGCTGGCGGCCGCACGGCGAGCAGGTGGGCCAGACCGGCAAGACCGTGTCGCCCAACCTGTACTTCGCGGT
This is a stretch of genomic DNA from Candidatus Palauibacter australiensis. It encodes these proteins:
- a CDS encoding TolC family protein — protein: MAEAQVQASDNARQITVDEAVEIALRRNPRLIQAYSTIEMAEHNRLSAYGALLPGVNAFFSYSNSSTGRLDALSQGIVATSYSTRLQANYTLFDGWGRFTNLKSARLGVVEQNARYREAEFQVIQQVKQAYAAAVATRDLVAVEERRVQRQADQLEFVRQQLELGRATRSDSLRSQVDLNNAQLALLTEQNNARTRTFELTEVIGSETLVGPTAEAELAMAAMPYTRDELFAMADVTAPALEAASLAVEAAEAAVSGARSSYLPTISLGAGYGWANQEFPPSNRSWSIGLSGSYPLFNGFQRETQLFRARASADQARQEERAVRLNISSLLDARYATAQSALAGVDLAERNVELSEESLRVVQERYQLGLATILELQDAQITLTQAEVDLVRGRFDYEVAVAGIEALLGRRLDQQP
- a CDS encoding sigma-70 family RNA polymerase sigma factor, with product MAEETRTRSGSQGDAAGPGSGPVEPPDPGADEPGLVEAVQAGDPQAFSLFVTRYTDPAYAVALSILRHEQDAEDAVQAAFIRALERIGQLRPGSRFGPWFYRVLRSTCLNLRRRELLRTHSELKDTAASRDDPHREFERRYARKRVLDALEQLPERQRTAVMMYDLEGYDHAEIAEILGIAVGTSRANLHHGRHALRRLLGEAPAPGAGGADEDE
- a CDS encoding electron transfer flavoprotein subunit beta/FixA family protein: MNTIVCMKRVPDSATRVRVTPDGAGLDPAGVKYVVNPYDEFALEDAIRRREEAGEGKVTVVALGPPETAESIRQALAMGADEGVLLACAGSHDALSVARALADEIRGREYDLVLFGKQAIDDDNMQVPQMVAEFLGLPCATVVVGLEISGSDATARREVEGGHEVVEFPLPAVVSTQKGLNEPRYPSLKGIMAAKRKPLEEREVTLDAPTIEFLRLDEPPAPAAGRIVGEGVDAVPELVRALRDEAGVL
- a CDS encoding electron transfer flavoprotein subunit alpha/FixB family protein — protein: MPGALAYAEVREGAVSRASREAVGLARRIAADVGGETHVVALGPPGTAEAAAQLAGFGADRTWVGESEALALSQPDIAAAAISRLVEAGDYDAVIFAATAQGRDIAPRVGARLGRSVASEVIECRREDDAIVVRRPMYAGKAIATLRFTPGPAVMTIRGNVFAPAGETAAGEISSLDLDGLDGRVRTAALEQGDRDRLDVSEATTIVSGGRGMQGPEHWPLLEALVEALGDEAALGASRAVVDAGWRPHGEQVGQTGKTVSPNLYFAVGISGAIQHLAGMRTAKVIVAINRDADAPIFGVADYGLVGDAFEVLPALTEAVREARRGD